Proteins from one Coffea arabica cultivar ET-39 chromosome 8c, Coffea Arabica ET-39 HiFi, whole genome shotgun sequence genomic window:
- the LOC113732524 gene encoding uncharacterized protein isoform X1, translated as MEEFLLYAKLEDVTCPICLDFPHNGVLLQCSSYDKGCRPFVCDTDHLHSNCLDRYKQAYGTLSGSQSPLISDATPSESMNLANLDASGRPTCPLCRGEVTGWVVIDEVRKSLDEKKRSCEEEKCTYKGTYMELQKHAQLEHPHSRPSKIDPARQLDWENFQQSSEIIDVLSTIHSEVPRGVILGDYVIEYGDYHSEDELEEFRRDEGNWWTSCILYHVFDNLRASRNRRRSRVSNPRRANRHSSYTSNSDDGSVASVEFPDYRTEETDDDLVSSRGPSRVGGDDRRFTSATKSSGRKVDG; from the exons ATGGAGGAGTTCCTACTGTACGCTAAATTGGAAGATGTAACTTGTCCAATATGTTTGGATTTCCCCCACAATGGAGTTCTCCTCCAATGCTCATCGTATGATAAAGGATGCAGGCCTTTTGTTTGTGACACAGACCATCTACACTCAAATTGTTTGGACAGATATAAACAAGCATATGGAACTTTATCTGGATCACAATCACCTTTGATATCTGATGCAACACCTAGTGAGAGCATGAATTTGGCAAATCTAGATGCAAGTGGCAGGCCAACGTGTCCGTTATGTAGAGGAGAAGTGACTGGTTGGGTAGTTATTGATGAAGTTCGCAAGAGTTTAGATGAAAAGAAACGTTCCTGTGAAGAGGAAAAATGTACATACAAAGGGACCTACATGGAACTTCAGAAACATGCTCAACTCGAGCATCCTCATTCCCGTCCTTCGAAAATTGATCCCGCACGGCAACTTGAttgggaaaatttccagcaatccTCTGAAATTATAGATGTTTTGAGCACCATTCATTCAGAAGTACCCCGGGGGGTGATTTTGGGCGACTATGTGATCGAATATGGGGATTATCACTCCGAAGATGAATTGGAGGAATTCCGTAGAGATGAAGGAAACTGGTGGACATCGTGTATTCTTTATCACGTATTTGACAATCTTAGGGCATCTAGAAACAGAAGAAGGTCCAGAGTCAGTAATCCAAGGAGAGCAAACCGCCATTCAAGTTATACTTCCAACTCAGATGATGGTTCAGTGGCATCTGTAGAGTTTCCTGATTATAGGACTGAGGAGACTGATGATGATTTAGTGAGTTCAAGAGGCCCATCAAGGGTTGGAGGTGATGATCGCAG GTTTACCAGTGCAACCAAGTCCAGTGGACGAAAGGTTGATGGATAG
- the LOC113732524 gene encoding uncharacterized protein isoform X2, producing the protein MEEFLLYAKLEDVTCPICLDFPHNGVLLQCSSYDKGCRPFVCDTDHLHSNCLDRYKQAYGTLSGSQSPLISDATPSESMNLANLDASGRPTCPLCRGEVTGWVVIDEVRKSLDEKKRSCEEEKCTYKGTYMELQKHAQLEHPHSRPSKIDPARQLDWENFQQSSEIIDVLSTIHSEVPRGVILGDYVIEYGDYHSEDELEEFRRDEGNWWTSCILYHVFDNLRASRNRRRSRVSNPRRANRHSSYTSNSDDGSVASVEFPDYRTEETDDDLVSSRGPSRVGGDDRSSRRRRSRFYDS; encoded by the exons ATGGAGGAGTTCCTACTGTACGCTAAATTGGAAGATGTAACTTGTCCAATATGTTTGGATTTCCCCCACAATGGAGTTCTCCTCCAATGCTCATCGTATGATAAAGGATGCAGGCCTTTTGTTTGTGACACAGACCATCTACACTCAAATTGTTTGGACAGATATAAACAAGCATATGGAACTTTATCTGGATCACAATCACCTTTGATATCTGATGCAACACCTAGTGAGAGCATGAATTTGGCAAATCTAGATGCAAGTGGCAGGCCAACGTGTCCGTTATGTAGAGGAGAAGTGACTGGTTGGGTAGTTATTGATGAAGTTCGCAAGAGTTTAGATGAAAAGAAACGTTCCTGTGAAGAGGAAAAATGTACATACAAAGGGACCTACATGGAACTTCAGAAACATGCTCAACTCGAGCATCCTCATTCCCGTCCTTCGAAAATTGATCCCGCACGGCAACTTGAttgggaaaatttccagcaatccTCTGAAATTATAGATGTTTTGAGCACCATTCATTCAGAAGTACCCCGGGGGGTGATTTTGGGCGACTATGTGATCGAATATGGGGATTATCACTCCGAAGATGAATTGGAGGAATTCCGTAGAGATGAAGGAAACTGGTGGACATCGTGTATTCTTTATCACGTATTTGACAATCTTAGGGCATCTAGAAACAGAAGAAGGTCCAGAGTCAGTAATCCAAGGAGAGCAAACCGCCATTCAAGTTATACTTCCAACTCAGATGATGGTTCAGTGGCATCTGTAGAGTTTCCTGATTATAGGACTGAGGAGACTGATGATGATTTAGTGAGTTCAAGAGGCCCATCAAGGGTTGGAGGTGATGATCGCAG CTCACGTAGACGACGTTCACGCTTCTATGACAGTTAG